From the genome of Malus sylvestris chromosome 6, drMalSylv7.2, whole genome shotgun sequence, one region includes:
- the LOC126625165 gene encoding U-box domain-containing protein 11-like, translating into MKEPENDPIASSTQLISSLYDQIPLIQTFKGKWALIRDKLSELRAQLVDFADLPTSTSHPLSLHLLLSVSQTLSDAVSLSLKCQTANLSAGKLRTQSDVDSILARLDRHVADAEILIKSGVLLDSAVSSVSSSSKRETVRAECRNLVTRLQIGSAESRNSAMEALLGLLQGDDKHVMIAVAQGIIPLLVRLLDSSSIETKENAVFAISIVSMVESSKHVLIAEGLSLLNHLMRVLDSGSGFAKEKACLALQALSFSKENARAIGSRGGVSSLLDICQGGTPGSQASAAGVLRKLAGFAENQENFLEENGVGVLLGLASSGTALAQENAIGCLCHFVSGSESLKLLVVREGGIECLKNFWDSGWNNNNRNLEVAVEFLRHLASCSPIAEVLVSDGFVARLVGVLSCGVLGVRIAAAKAAYELGFCSKTRKEMGECGCIDPLIKMLDGKAVEEKESAAKALSALILYAGNRKIFKKHEGGIVSSVQLLDPSIQNLDKKYPVALLAALAHSNKCRKQMIAAGARLHLQKLVDMEVEGSKKLLESLGRGKIWGVFARS; encoded by the coding sequence ATGAAAGAACCAGAAAACGATCCAATCGCATCGTCGACCCAGCTCATCTCTTCACTCTACGACCAAATCCCACTCATCCAAACTTTCAAAGGTAAATGGGCCTTAATCCGGGACAAGCTCTCGGAGCTCCGGGCCCAGCTCGTCGACTTTGCCGACCTCCCAACCTCCACCTCCCACCCCCTCtccctccacctcctcctctccGTCTCTCAAACCCTCAGCGACGCCGTTTCGCTCTCCCTCAAATGCCAGACCGCCAATCTCTCCGCCGGCAAGCTCCGCACCCAGAGCGACGTCGACTCGATCCTGGCCCGCCTCGACCGCCACGTCGCCGACGCTGAGATTTTGATCAAGAGCGGCGTCCTCCTGGACTCCGCTGTCTCGTCCGTCAGCAGCTCCTCCAAGAGGGAGACGGTCCGGGCCGAATGCCGGAACCTGGTGACTAGGCTCCAAATAGGAAGCGCGGAGTCGAGGAACTCGGCGATGGAGGCGCTTTTAGGGCTTCTGCAGGGGGACGACAAGCACGTGATGATCGCCGTGGCACAGGGGATCATTCCGTTGCTCGTGCGGTTACTCGATTCGAGCTCAATCGAAACCAAGGAAAACGCCGTTTTCGCGATATCGATAGTGTCGATGGTGGAGAGCAGCAAGCACGTCTTGATTGCGGAGGGTTTGTCGCTGTTGAATCACCTGATGCGGGTGCTAGATTCGGGAAGTGGGTTCGCGAAGGAAAAGGCTTGTTTGGCACTTCAAGCTCTGAGCTTTTCGAAGGAGAACGCGAGGGCAATTGGGTCTAGAGGTGGGGTTTCGTCGCTCTTGGACATTTGCCAGGGTGGCACGCCCGGCTCGCAGGCTTCGGCGGCAGGTGTGCTGAGAAAGTTGGCTGGGTTTGCCGAGAATCAAGAGAATTTCTTGGAGGAAAATGGGGTTGGTGTGCTTTTGGGGCTTGCGAGTTCCGGGACGGCTTTGGCTCAAGAGAATGCGATTGGGTGTTTGTGTCATTTTGTTTCTGGGAGTGAAAGTTTGAAGCTTTTGGTTGTTAGGGAAGGTGGGATTGAGTGTTTGAAGAATTTCTGGGACTCTGGCTGGAACAATAACAATCGAAACCTCGAGGTTGCGGTCGAGTTCTTGAGGCACTTAGCTTCGTGTTCTCCGATTGCTGAAGTGCTTGTTTCTGACGGGTTTGTAGCTAGGCTTGTTGGGGTGTTGAGTTGTGGTGTGTTAGGAGTGAGAATTGCAGCAGCTAAGGCTGCTTATGAACTCGGGTTTTGCTCAAAAACTCGAAAGGAGATGGGTGAGTGTGGCTGCATTGACCCATTAATCAAAATGTTGGATGGTAAAGCCGTTGAGGAGAAAGAATCGGCTGCGAAGGCCTTGTCAGCATTGATTTTATACGCTGGTAATCGAAAGATTTTTAAGAAACACGAGGGTGGAATTGTGAGTTCAGTTCAGCTTTTGGACCCATCAATTCAGAATCTGGATAAGAAATACCCTGTTGCCTTATTGGCAGCGCTTGCACATTCAAACAAGTGTAGGAAGCAAATGATTGCTGCCGGTGCGCGTCTACATTTACAGAAACTCGTCGACATGGAAGTAGAGGGGTCTAAGAAGCTCTTGGAAAGCCTCGGTCGGGGTAAGATTTGGGGTGTTTTTGCCAGATCTTGA